Proteins encoded by one window of Dreissena polymorpha isolate Duluth1 chromosome 11, UMN_Dpol_1.0, whole genome shotgun sequence:
- the LOC127851443 gene encoding elongation factor 1-beta-like, with protein sequence MGFGDLKSKTGLKALDDYLADKSYIEGFQPSQADTVVFKAMSGAPGAEFLHALRWYNHIKSYASGVDSLPGVAKPLAQYGGSGGAAAAADDNEDSDFGDDLFGDDDDGDDEETKRRLAEYAAKKEKKPVLIAKSSIILDVKPWDDETNMEELEAKVRSVKTDGLLWGTSKLVAVGYGIKKLQISCVVEDDKVGTDFLEEEITAFESHVQSVDVVAFNKI encoded by the exons ATGGGTTTCGGAGATTTGAAgtcgaaaactgggcttaaggctCTCGATGACTACTTGGCCGACAAAAGTTACATCGAAgg ATTCCAGCCCTCCCAGGCAGACACTGTGGTGTTCAAGGCCATGTCTGGAGCTCCTGGGGCTGAGTTCTTGCATGCCCTCCGCTGGTACAACCACATCAAGTCATATGCATCAGGTGTAGACAG CTTACCTGGTGTTGCCAAGCCCCTGGCCCAGTACGGTGGTAGTGGCGGTGCTGCTGCCGCTGCTGATGATAACGAGGACAGTGACTTTGGTGACGATCTGTTCGGGGATGATGACGATGGAGATGATGAGGAGACCAAGAGAAGACTGGCTGAGTACGCTGCCAAGAAGGAGAAAA AGCCGGTGCTGATTGCCAAGAGCTCCATCATTCTGGACGTGAAGCCGTGGGATGACGAGACCAACATGGAGGAACTCGAGGCCAAGGTCCGCTCTGTAAAGACCGACGGGCTCCTGTGGGGAACTA GCAAACTGGTTGCTGTTGGTTACGGAATCAAGAAGCTGCAGATCAGCTGTGTTGTGGAGGATGACAAG GTTGGCACAGACTTCCTGGAAGAGGAAATCACAGCCTTTGAATCCCACGTGCAGTCAGTGGATGTTGTAGCGTTCAACAAGATCTAA
- the LOC127850860 gene encoding uncharacterized protein LOC127850860 isoform X3, with product MYIMSNRSKRDTRRKDYKSLHTSGKTEEGAFEGIETNQTKSSEIMAGSEVKQYGVLQLPDDEEVDEQQLLVMKEELEMLKQEEEKLTRRRAFQETKKELDRQRAKVESLKECRRSGLLIHCLQE from the exons atgtatataatgaGTAATCGATCAAAAAGGGACACAAGAAGAAAAGATTATAAATCTTTACACACGTCTGGAAAGACAGAAGAAGGGGCCTTCGAAGGGATTGAGACGAACCAAACAAAGAGTTCAGAGATAATGGCGGGATCGGAAGTCAAGCAATATGGCGTCCTCCAGTTGCCAGATGACGAAGAAGTAGACGAACAGCAACTTCTGGTGATGAAGGAAGAATTAGAAATGCTGAAGCAGGAGGAAGAAAAGTTGACCAGGAGAAGGGCCTTCCAGGAGACGAAAAAGGAACTAGACAGACAAAGGGCAAAAGTGGAATCACTGAAGG AATGTAGGCGTAGTGGTTTATTAATACACTGTTTACAAGAATAA
- the LOC127850860 gene encoding uncharacterized protein LOC127850860 isoform X1 has product MYIMSNRSKRDTRRKDYKSLHTSGKTEEGAFEGIETNQTKSSEIMAGSEVKQYGVLQLPDDEEVDEQQLLVMKEELEMLKQEEEKLTRRRAFQETKKELDRQRAKVESLKDRELRVLRDDLKASNRRAYAEGSRKNLRIQWESFLLFCCHFGM; this is encoded by the exons atgtatataatgaGTAATCGATCAAAAAGGGACACAAGAAGAAAAGATTATAAATCTTTACACACGTCTGGAAAGACAGAAGAAGGGGCCTTCGAAGGGATTGAGACGAACCAAACAAAGAGTTCAGAGATAATGGCGGGATCGGAAGTCAAGCAATATGGCGTCCTCCAGTTGCCAGATGACGAAGAAGTAGACGAACAGCAACTTCTGGTGATGAAGGAAGAATTAGAAATGCTGAAGCAGGAGGAAGAAAAGTTGACCAGGAGAAGGGCCTTCCAGGAGACGAAAAAGGAACTAGACAGACAAAGGGCAAAAGTGGAATCACTGAAGG ACAGAGAATTACGTGTTCTGAGGGATGACCTCAAGGCATCCAATAGAAGGGCTTATGCTGAGGGATCCAGGAAAAATTTGAGGATCCAGTGGGaatcttttcttttgttttgctGCCATTTCGG AATGTAG
- the LOC127850860 gene encoding uncharacterized protein LOC127850860 isoform X2, producing MYIMSNRSKRDTRRKDYKSLHTSGKTEEGAFEGIETNQTKSSEIMAGSEVKQYGVLQLPDDEEVDEQQLLVMKEELEMLKQEEEKLTRRRAFQETKKELDRQRAKVESLKDRELRVLRDDLKASNRRAYAEGSRKNLRIQWESFLLFCCHFG from the exons atgtatataatgaGTAATCGATCAAAAAGGGACACAAGAAGAAAAGATTATAAATCTTTACACACGTCTGGAAAGACAGAAGAAGGGGCCTTCGAAGGGATTGAGACGAACCAAACAAAGAGTTCAGAGATAATGGCGGGATCGGAAGTCAAGCAATATGGCGTCCTCCAGTTGCCAGATGACGAAGAAGTAGACGAACAGCAACTTCTGGTGATGAAGGAAGAATTAGAAATGCTGAAGCAGGAGGAAGAAAAGTTGACCAGGAGAAGGGCCTTCCAGGAGACGAAAAAGGAACTAGACAGACAAAGGGCAAAAGTGGAATCACTGAAGG ACAGAGAATTACGTGTTCTGAGGGATGACCTCAAGGCATCCAATAGAAGGGCTTATGCTGAGGGATCCAGGAAAAATTTGAGGATCCAGTGGGaatcttttcttttgttttgctGCCATTTCGG CTAG